A region of Nostoc sp. 'Peltigera membranacea cyanobiont' N6 DNA encodes the following proteins:
- a CDS encoding tetratricopeptide repeat protein yields the protein MKTNIEKNATGEYMDSNHIIFWSDSHQENKIGIYMMGGCDLPSVFSCVPLIKPILKGTCCIIKEGQIEKSRSDILLQNLKKSPQNLLAPVLEKFYLPNNFFENQLSKPDFCVSHGSGIEEFPKQVVILSIAADVARVVYQHREHGFLIDPSGWWNNQRMDLMLRDLSSANWFRKYFVSLGRMTLETFIENLTQLIQEIRQVTNAYILVFNTLTIEPGNIIHNYQFVKRPESLRRREFNLALIELSRKLNFWIVDVDKVLKQSRTKNMIDFVHFPVELYQPIGQEVFKILEELEIFNAPSQLLGLNIKKLLPQKHQTQTLLESLQAQLDQKNQELEAQQLETLQAKAEIGQYRESLQQVQIQVQIQIEQLQTQLQQTQAQLQQTQGELQQSQSQLHTSQTELVQSQSDLQQTQEQSEQIEAQLRQTQGELQQSQSQLHTSQTELVQLKSYLQQTQGVEGVMSYYRSRIAFNTDDIQLYHQALEVIPDDAQIHLQLGNALVRQNRLSDAIATYQTALQFHPNNFEIHLELAKALEKDQKSDEAIASYQRAIELNPDYSWSHKHLGDILAERGQLSGASLSYRRALQLQPRIF from the coding sequence ATGAAAACAAACATTGAGAAAAATGCGACTGGAGAATATATGGATTCTAACCATATTATTTTTTGGTCGGATTCACATCAAGAAAATAAAATTGGGATCTATATGATGGGAGGCTGCGATCTTCCATCGGTATTTTCCTGTGTTCCTCTAATTAAACCAATATTGAAAGGAACTTGCTGCATTATCAAAGAAGGGCAGATTGAGAAATCTAGATCGGATATCCTGCTACAAAATCTCAAAAAATCTCCTCAAAATTTATTAGCTCCCGTCTTAGAGAAGTTTTATCTTCCCAATAATTTCTTTGAAAATCAACTATCAAAACCCGATTTTTGTGTTTCTCATGGTAGCGGTATTGAAGAGTTTCCTAAACAAGTAGTAATCTTATCAATTGCTGCTGACGTAGCGAGAGTGGTTTATCAACATCGGGAACATGGCTTTTTAATCGATCCTAGTGGCTGGTGGAACAATCAACGCATGGATTTGATGTTAAGAGATTTATCTTCTGCAAATTGGTTTAGGAAGTATTTTGTCAGTTTAGGCCGGATGACCTTAGAAACTTTTATTGAAAATTTAACTCAATTAATTCAAGAAATTCGACAGGTTACTAACGCCTACATTTTAGTATTTAATACTTTAACAATTGAACCGGGTAATATTATCCACAATTATCAGTTTGTGAAACGCCCTGAAAGCTTACGACGGCGAGAATTCAATTTAGCGTTGATTGAATTATCAAGAAAATTGAACTTTTGGATTGTTGATGTAGATAAAGTTTTAAAGCAAAGCAGAACTAAAAACATGATTGATTTTGTTCATTTCCCTGTGGAACTTTATCAACCAATTGGTCAAGAAGTTTTTAAAATTCTAGAAGAACTAGAGATTTTTAATGCCCCAAGTCAGCTTCTAGGTTTGAATATTAAGAAATTGCTACCCCAAAAGCACCAGACTCAGACCTTGTTGGAAAGCCTCCAAGCGCAACTTGACCAGAAAAACCAAGAATTAGAAGCACAACAACTTGAAACCCTGCAAGCAAAAGCAGAAATAGGGCAGTATCGGGAAAGTCTGCAACAAGTTCAGATACAAGTTCAGATACAAATTGAGCAGTTGCAAACTCAGCTACAGCAAACACAAGCTCAACTGCAACAAACTCAGGGAGAACTACAGCAATCTCAATCTCAGCTACATACCTCTCAAACCGAGTTGGTACAATCTCAGTCTGATTTACAACAAACTCAAGAGCAATCCGAGCAGATTGAAGCTCAACTACGACAAACTCAGGGAGAACTACAGCAATCTCAATCTCAGCTACATACCTCTCAAACCGAGTTGGTACAACTAAAGTCATATCTCCAACAAACTCAGGGAGTAGAGGGAGTAATGAGCTATTATCGCTCTCGCATCGCATTCAACACTGACGACATCCAACTTTATCACCAAGCACTAGAAGTTATACCAGATGACGCTCAAATCCATTTGCAGCTAGGCAATGCCTTAGTCAGACAAAATCGCCTCTCGGATGCGATCGCCACTTACCAAACCGCACTTCAATTTCACCCAAATAACTTTGAAATACACTTAGAGTTAGCAAAGGCTTTAGAGAAAGATCAGAAATCGGATGAGGCGATCGCTTCTTACCAACGTGCGATCGAACTGAATCCAGATTACTCTTGGTCGCACAAACACTTAGGAGATATTTTAGCAGAACGAGGTCAGCTATCAGGAGCAAGTCTCTCTTACCGTCGCGCTTTACAGCTTCAACCGAGAATCTTTTGA
- a CDS encoding IS1634 family transposase, producing MSNHQEIEFKNIDHLGIIAGIIDSIGLVEIINKLIGQEAGEKISAGHVVKAMILNGLGFVSSPLYMFPEFFQDKPCEHLIGKGVKAEYLNDDKLGRVMDKLFIKGLTEIFLAISSQVIKEFNISLKSSHLDSTSLHLHGEYKTSLPDVTFDNNSSNCQIKSPQAIEITYGYSRDHRPDLKQFIIDLISSGDGDIPIFLKMIMGLCLLVYTLAQRQIRAALSASKSTIKNQLGKAINNPTMRWVFQCFQSIHLVKLNNQEIFISNMTSSREYILSFLPDNCRHYYKC from the coding sequence ATGTCTAACCATCAAGAGATTGAATTTAAAAACATAGACCATTTGGGTATAATAGCAGGAATTATAGACTCTATAGGCTTGGTGGAAATTATTAATAAATTAATCGGTCAAGAGGCAGGAGAAAAAATCAGCGCCGGACATGTAGTGAAAGCAATGATATTAAATGGATTGGGCTTTGTCAGCAGTCCTTTATATATGTTTCCAGAGTTTTTTCAAGATAAACCTTGTGAACATCTAATCGGAAAGGGAGTAAAAGCCGAATATTTAAATGATGATAAATTAGGGAGAGTTATGGATAAATTATTTATTAAAGGCTTAACGGAGATATTTTTAGCTATTAGTAGTCAGGTGATAAAAGAATTCAATATTAGTTTAAAATCGTCACATTTGGATTCGACTTCACTACACTTACATGGTGAATATAAAACTAGTTTACCAGATGTAACTTTTGATAATAATTCATCAAATTGTCAAATCAAATCACCACAAGCTATTGAGATTACCTATGGCTATTCTCGTGACCATAGACCGGATTTAAAACAATTCATCATAGACTTAATATCATCGGGAGATGGAGATATACCAATATTTTTAAAAATGATAATGGGATTATGTCTTTTGGTATACACTTTAGCGCAAAGACAAATCAGAGCAGCCCTATCAGCATCTAAATCTACAATTAAAAACCAGCTTGGTAAAGCTATAAACAATCCAACGATGCGATGGGTATTTCAATGTTTTCAATCTATACATTTAGTCAAATTAAATAATCAGGAAATATTCATATCAAATATGACTTCATCTAGAGAATATATTTTGAGTTTTCTGCCAGATAATTGTCGCCACTATTATAAATGTTGA
- a CDS encoding Calx-beta domain-containing protein produces MSEASRRTITANYSTTDGTATFGSDYTAANGTISFASGEISKTITIQLIGDTLDEFDETFFVNLSDATNATILTNQATATILDDDAAPILTTDDRNITEGDNGTLNVTYTINLNTPSGKPVSVNYTTADGTATAGTDYTATNGIVSFAPGETSKTITVQVLGDAINEFDETFFLNLSDATNATITKNQAVTTILDNDAPPSITIGDRTITETDNGAIALTYTISLDAPSAKPISVKYTTADGTATALTDYTATNGSITFAPGETSKTVTVQVLGDTIDEFDETFFLNLSDATNATITKNQAVNTIVDNDAPPVLTINDRTITEGDNGTATVTFTVNLSAASAKAIAVNYATLDGTAHSGSDYTATNGTLTFAPLETSKTISVQVLGDTIDEFDESFFLNLSNATNATIADATGAGTILDNDAPPTLTINDKTITEGDNGTQTMTFTVSLSAVSQKTIDVNYTTANGTATSGSDYTATNGTLIFN; encoded by the coding sequence TTGAGCGAAGCCAGCCGAAGAACCATCACCGCTAACTACTCCACCACCGACGGGACAGCAACTTTTGGCAGTGATTACACAGCCGCCAACGGTACAATTAGCTTCGCCTCTGGAGAAATCAGTAAAACCATTACCATCCAACTAATTGGCGACACCCTGGACGAATTTGATGAAACCTTCTTCGTCAACCTCAGCGATGCCACCAACGCCACAATTCTTACCAACCAAGCCACAGCCACCATCCTCGACGATGACGCAGCCCCAATCCTGACAACAGACGACAGAAACATCACTGAAGGGGACAATGGTACACTCAACGTCACCTACACCATCAACCTCAACACCCCAAGCGGCAAACCCGTTAGCGTTAATTACACAACAGCCGACGGTACGGCAACTGCGGGAACTGATTACACAGCCACCAACGGAATAGTTTCCTTTGCTCCCGGTGAAACCAGCAAAACCATTACAGTACAAGTTTTAGGAGATGCGATCAATGAATTCGACGAAACCTTCTTCCTCAACTTGAGCGATGCCACAAACGCCACAATTACCAAGAACCAAGCCGTAACCACCATCCTTGATAACGACGCACCGCCAAGTATAACGATTGGCGACAGAACAATTACCGAAACAGATAATGGCGCGATCGCACTAACCTACACTATCAGCCTCGACGCACCCAGCGCCAAACCAATCTCTGTTAAATATACAACAGCCGACGGAACAGCAACTGCGCTCACTGACTACACCGCTACGAATGGCAGCATCACCTTTGCACCAGGAGAAACCAGCAAAACTGTTACAGTCCAGGTACTAGGCGATACCATTGATGAATTTGATGAAACTTTCTTCCTCAACTTGAGCGATGCCACAAACGCTACAATTACCAAAAACCAAGCTGTAAATACAATCGTTGATAACGATGCACCACCTGTACTCACCATCAATGATAGAACCATTACCGAGGGAGACAACGGTACTGCCACTGTCACCTTCACAGTTAACCTTTCGGCAGCCAGCGCCAAAGCAATCGCAGTAAATTATGCCACCCTTGACGGCACTGCTCACTCTGGCAGCGACTACACCGCAACCAATGGTACACTCACCTTTGCACCCCTTGAAACCAGTAAAACTATCTCAGTGCAGGTACTTGGCGACACCATTGACGAATTTGATGAATCATTCTTCCTCAACTTGAGCAATGCCACCAACGCTACTATTGCCGATGCTACTGGTGCAGGTACAATTCTGGACAATGACGCACCGCCCACACTAACCATTAATGACAAAACCATTACTGAAGGTGATAATGGCACGCAGACAATGACATTTACCGTCAGTCTTTCTGCTGTCAGCCAGAAAACAATTGACGTTAACTATACTACGGCTAACGGTACAGCGACCTCCGGCAGTGACTACACAGCAACCAATGGGACACTCATTTTCAATTAG
- a CDS encoding ISAzo13 family transposase (programmed frameshift) yields MVLTDSLKKLLIETAFQLKGAAKRKFMAQTVQGLGLGGQRLAQSELGWNRDPIRKGRRELESGITCVDNMSGKGRYKAEEHLPNLLEDIKNIVDSQSQTDPSFKSQRLYTRLSAAEVRKQLIEKYGYSDEKLHTSETIRVKLNNLGYKLRRVKKVQPQKKFPQTDAIFEQLDIVNIDASEDKSVLRLSMDGKARVKIGSFDRGGKSRDGAKADDHDYNPKTTVTPYGIFLPELDELFLYFTESKVTSDFIVDILEDFWLEQKHRFSDIQTLLLNQDNGPQNSSRRTQFMKRIVEFAQKHQVNIRLAYYPPYHSKYNPIERTWAVLENHWNGSILNELETALNFASTMTWNGKHPVVKLVHKTYENGVKLTKKAMAQIEKQIERLTDSTHELFPNLGNWFIDICCSKTKVI; encoded by the exons ATAGTATTAACTGATTCTCTCAAAAAGTTGTTGATTGAAACTGCATTTCAATTAAAAGGTGCAGCAAAGCGTAAATTTATGGCACAGACAGTTCAGGGCTTAGGTTTGGGAGGGCAAAGGCTTGCACAATCAGAATTAGGATGGAATCGAGATCCTATTAGGAAAGGAAGGAGAGAATTAGAAAGTGGTATTACTTGTGTTGATAACATGAGTGGCAAAGGGCGTTATAAAGCAGAAGAACACTTGCCAAATCTTTTAGAAGATATAAAAAATATAGTGGATTCGCAAAGCCAAACTGACCCTAGTTTTAAAAGTCAAAGACTATATACCAGACTCAGTGCTGCCGAAGTCAGAAAGCAACTAATAGAAAAGTATGGTTATAGTGATGAAAAGTTACATACGTCAGAAACAATCCGAGTAAAATTAAATAATTTAGGTTACAAGCTCAGAAGGGTAAAGAAAGTTCAACCTCAAAAAAAAT TTCCGCAAACCGATGCAATCTTTGAGCAATTAGACATAGTTAATATTGATGCTTCGGAAGATAAGAGTGTTTTACGTCTAAGTATGGACGGAAAAGCCCGCGTTAAGATTGGCTCATTTGATCGAGGGGGTAAAAGCCGGGACGGAGCGAAAGCTGATGACCATGATTATAATCCAAAAACAACTGTAACTCCTTATGGTATCTTTCTTCCAGAGCTTGATGAGCTATTTTTGTACTTTACAGAATCGAAAGTTACAAGCGATTTTATTGTTGATATTTTAGAAGATTTTTGGTTAGAACAAAAGCATCGTTTTTCCGATATTCAAACCTTACTTCTCAATCAAGATAATGGGCCACAGAATAGCTCACGGCGTACTCAATTTATGAAACGTATAGTAGAGTTTGCTCAAAAACATCAAGTAAATATACGTTTAGCTTATTATCCGCCCTATCATAGTAAATATAACCCAATAGAAAGGACGTGGGCAGTACTAGAAAATCACTGGAATGGTAGCATTTTAAATGAACTAGAAACGGCTCTAAATTTTGCCAGCACTATGACATGGAACGGGAAACATCCAGTCGTTAAGTTAGTACACAAAACTTATGAGAATGGGGTCAAGCTTACAAAAAAAGCTATGGCTCAAATTGAAAAACAGATTGAGCGGCTAACCGATTCTACCCATGAACTTTTCCCAAATTTAGGTAATTGGTTTATTGATATTTGTTGTAGTAAAACAAAAGTTATTTGA
- a CDS encoding nitrogen fixation protein gives MEDIVVDKTTLCPSARPESEDSVVFGIISGTVAEPHVTYLKQPIPITDELIAKASPVTPAEIFRTAAPCATKACLHFDGEDCRLAKQIAGKLTAVAEELPPCSIRRDCRWWNQEGKAACMRCPQVITDNYNPSEVTIQVSKLAAG, from the coding sequence ATGGAAGACATTGTTGTGGATAAAACTACACTTTGCCCCAGTGCTAGACCAGAATCTGAAGATAGTGTTGTTTTCGGCATAATCAGTGGAACAGTTGCAGAACCACATGTAACTTATCTTAAGCAACCCATACCTATCACCGATGAACTGATAGCAAAAGCTAGTCCAGTTACACCTGCTGAAATTTTTCGCACAGCTGCACCTTGCGCGACTAAAGCTTGTCTGCATTTTGATGGAGAAGATTGTCGTCTAGCGAAACAAATTGCCGGAAAGTTAACCGCAGTTGCAGAGGAATTGCCTCCTTGTTCTATCCGTCGAGATTGTCGTTGGTGGAATCAAGAAGGCAAAGCAGCTTGTATGCGTTGTCCGCAAGTAATTACAGATAACTACAATCCATCTGAAGTAACAATTCAAGTGTCAAAATTAGCTGCGGGTTAA
- a CDS encoding phosphotransferase family protein yields MTFLLNSHNVFDYLVEQGLCNQSKQPPSNVQPLIAKNFNLLLTFTGDRKLLVKQERHNPEGKASGEFLIEWRIQEFLQQFPNLDNYRSFLPEVLHFDVENSIIVFRYLDDYWDLMDFYTKENSFPTEIATAIGNILGTIHRDTFNHQEYQEFFAKNSDNLMADQVSHLVRRLERVEPEIFGIVPADGLKFFALYQRYDSLGQAIAQLGNAVTPSCLTHNDLKLNNILLYKDWQDSSNNIIRLIDWERSAWGDPAFDLGTLLGSYVQIWLSSLVISNSLSIEESLRLAITPLEVLQPSIGILTQAYLNTFPEILEHRPDFLERVVQFTGFALIQQIQAMIQYQKSFGNMGIAMLQVAKTLLSRPVQSMPTIFGAAAVELTRMSNSGV; encoded by the coding sequence ATGACATTTCTATTAAATTCTCATAATGTTTTTGATTATTTGGTTGAGCAGGGGTTATGTAATCAGTCTAAGCAACCTCCCAGCAATGTACAACCACTTATAGCCAAAAACTTTAATTTATTACTGACTTTTACAGGCGATCGCAAACTTCTAGTTAAGCAAGAACGACACAATCCAGAAGGGAAAGCATCTGGTGAATTTTTAATCGAGTGGCGAATTCAAGAGTTTCTCCAACAATTTCCCAACCTTGATAACTACCGCTCATTTTTACCAGAGGTATTGCATTTTGATGTCGAAAATTCCATTATTGTCTTTAGATATCTGGATGATTATTGGGATTTAATGGATTTTTACACTAAGGAAAATAGCTTTCCTACAGAAATCGCTACGGCAATTGGTAATATTTTAGGGACTATCCATCGTGATACTTTCAATCACCAAGAATATCAGGAATTCTTTGCTAAAAATTCAGATAATTTAATGGCCGATCAAGTATCACATTTAGTTCGGAGATTAGAACGGGTTGAACCGGAAATTTTTGGTATAGTTCCTGCCGATGGGTTAAAGTTTTTTGCTCTATATCAACGTTATGATAGCTTGGGACAGGCGATCGCTCAATTGGGGAATGCTGTAACGCCCTCTTGTCTAACCCATAATGATTTGAAACTAAATAATATTCTCCTGTACAAAGATTGGCAAGATTCTAGTAACAATATTATCCGGCTAATTGATTGGGAACGCTCGGCTTGGGGAGATCCAGCTTTTGATTTGGGAACACTTCTTGGCAGCTATGTACAAATATGGCTAAGTAGCTTGGTTATCAGTAATTCTTTGAGTATTGAAGAGTCTTTACGCTTGGCAATAACACCTTTAGAAGTACTTCAGCCTTCAATTGGTATATTAACCCAAGCTTATTTAAACACTTTTCCAGAAATTTTAGAACACCGCCCTGATTTCTTAGAACGGGTAGTACAATTTACGGGTTTTGCTTTGATTCAACAAATTCAGGCGATGATTCAATATCAAAAATCTTTTGGCAATATGGGAATTGCTATGCTTCAGGTTGCTAAAACATTATTAAGCCGTCCTGTACAATCGATGCCAACAATTTTTGGTGCTGCTGCTGTTGAATTAACTCGCATGAGTAATTCTGGTGTTTAA
- a CDS encoding T3SS effector HopA1 family protein, producing the protein MQLLNSPTTQLDNGLTRQLPDVLQDIAEKIEIKSDFSIHHPNYKPLKLPSDVVARFQKMPSQMQQKYLSLQLRSFLYGIYYNGSMQSALALDGEGNSLPLDLENNTILGVDLSFYERLHESNSGKGYFDPGWSILREEIDGILAVNKGGLRLYIQRDKHLQDVDKAAILGDFVAIKLPKNRVQNGFYIAVSNVGLNYIEDAENQSVTVRIYCNLNPEGAVIVMDSLTQKLNELVIPFSFKVLYNPKEYQRYDSGVLYFERRDYEVVRQALKIVYQEYKSYFKLEIPLFTKRLAPGLGLAEEPDQKFAIQESFGMNRCQIVANGLLTAWHQGGNSIEERMKAIIEQFSSLGIELQRSYVNSNSEDIYPVLDL; encoded by the coding sequence ATGCAATTACTAAATTCTCCTACAACTCAGCTAGATAATGGTTTAACTAGGCAATTACCGGATGTTCTGCAAGATATTGCTGAGAAAATTGAGATAAAATCTGATTTCTCCATTCACCATCCAAATTACAAACCCTTGAAATTACCATCTGACGTAGTGGCTCGTTTTCAGAAAATGCCCAGTCAGATGCAGCAGAAGTATTTGAGTCTGCAACTACGAAGCTTTTTATACGGTATCTATTACAACGGCTCTATGCAAAGTGCGCTAGCACTGGATGGCGAGGGAAATAGTTTACCCCTTGATTTGGAAAATAATACTATTTTGGGAGTAGATTTGAGTTTTTATGAGCGATTACATGAAAGTAATTCGGGAAAAGGCTATTTTGACCCTGGTTGGTCTATTTTGAGAGAAGAGATTGATGGTATTTTAGCAGTAAATAAGGGTGGTTTAAGACTATATATTCAGCGTGATAAACATCTTCAAGATGTAGATAAAGCTGCAATTTTGGGTGATTTTGTAGCTATCAAGCTGCCTAAAAATCGAGTACAAAATGGCTTTTATATAGCAGTTAGCAACGTGGGATTAAATTATATTGAAGATGCAGAGAATCAGTCTGTAACTGTGCGAATTTATTGCAATTTAAATCCTGAAGGTGCTGTTATAGTTATGGATAGTCTCACACAAAAATTGAATGAATTAGTAATTCCTTTCAGTTTTAAAGTTTTGTACAACCCTAAGGAATACCAACGCTATGATTCAGGAGTACTTTACTTTGAGCGTAGAGACTATGAAGTAGTTCGGCAAGCTTTAAAAATTGTTTATCAAGAATATAAATCATATTTTAAACTAGAGATTCCCCTCTTCACCAAGCGATTAGCACCGGGGTTAGGTTTAGCAGAAGAACCAGACCAAAAATTTGCTATTCAGGAAAGTTTTGGGATGAACCGTTGTCAAATTGTAGCGAATGGTTTACTGACAGCTTGGCATCAAGGAGGTAACTCAATAGAGGAACGGATGAAGGCCATCATTGAGCAATTTTCTTCTTTGGGAATTGAATTACAACGTTCATATGTTAATAGTAACTCGGAAGATATTTATCCAGTTTTAGATTTGTAA
- a CDS encoding ScyD/ScyE family protein, whose product MLKKLLIAATGAVFIAFGVGEASDAASLSVIASGLNGPRGLTFGPDGSLYVTEAGTGGAGACIPAPGGSGLTTCYGATGAVTRIKNGTQERVVTGLPSLATSIPQLPVSFDATGLHDIQFDSTGKAYVVVGLGSTPEERDNVLKIPDFGQLIKIDRLNGRSSWTRLADLAAYEGLYNPDNTGSNLYNPSQNTIDSNPYSFLIQGDTAYILDAAANDLFKVKTDGSDLTAISIFPERAVTDPVTGKTIGMQSVPTAIASDPDNALYVGEYTGYPNPDNAARIFKIGSDNKLVVYADGFTQIVDLAFDNQGGLYVLEFASSSLISANAIPSGALIYVAPNGDCKTIASDGLLFPTALALGSDGDIYVSNKGYLSGQGEIVRILVPEPSYTGSILAFGIFITGSQLLRKHKLSTPVKSCVE is encoded by the coding sequence ATGCTGAAAAAGTTGCTGATAGCTGCTACAGGAGCAGTATTTATTGCTTTTGGAGTTGGAGAAGCTTCAGATGCAGCAAGCTTAAGTGTCATAGCCAGTGGCCTTAATGGCCCACGGGGACTGACCTTTGGCCCTGACGGATCTCTGTACGTTACAGAAGCGGGTACAGGGGGTGCAGGAGCGTGCATTCCTGCACCTGGAGGTAGCGGACTGACCACGTGTTATGGTGCAACTGGTGCTGTGACACGTATTAAAAATGGCACTCAAGAACGTGTAGTTACAGGTCTTCCATCCCTGGCAACATCTATTCCACAACTACCTGTTAGTTTTGATGCTACCGGTCTTCACGACATTCAATTTGATTCGACAGGTAAAGCTTATGTAGTTGTTGGTTTGGGTTCAACTCCAGAAGAACGCGATAATGTACTGAAAATTCCTGACTTCGGCCAACTCATTAAAATTGATCGGCTTAACGGTAGGTCATCGTGGACAAGGTTGGCCGATTTGGCTGCCTATGAGGGTTTATACAATCCTGATAATACAGGTTCAAATTTATATAATCCCTCCCAAAATACCATTGATAGTAACCCCTATTCTTTTTTAATTCAGGGAGACACTGCTTATATCCTTGATGCAGCCGCCAACGACCTTTTTAAAGTAAAAACAGATGGGAGTGATTTAACTGCGATATCTATATTTCCTGAGCGGGCTGTGACTGACCCTGTTACAGGTAAAACTATTGGAATGCAATCAGTACCGACTGCGATCGCATCTGACCCTGATAATGCATTATATGTAGGAGAATACACTGGGTATCCCAATCCAGATAATGCAGCACGGATCTTTAAAATTGGCTCCGACAATAAGCTTGTGGTTTACGCTGATGGTTTCACCCAAATAGTTGATCTTGCTTTTGATAATCAGGGCGGATTATATGTCCTAGAATTTGCCTCTAGTTCACTAATTTCTGCAAACGCGATTCCTTCTGGTGCTTTGATCTATGTAGCTCCTAATGGCGATTGTAAAACTATCGCCAGTGATGGGTTATTGTTCCCTACTGCTTTAGCCCTTGGTTCTGATGGTGATATTTATGTTTCCAACAAAGGTTATCTTTCAGGACAAGGTGAGATTGTTCGGATTTTAGTCCCTGAACCTAGTTATACAGGAAGTATTTTAGCTTTTGGTATTTTCATTACAGGTTCGCAGTTATTACGTAAACATAAATTAAGCACTCCAGTCAAAAGCTGTGTTGAGTGA
- a CDS encoding peptidylprolyl isomerase, whose protein sequence is MLQTITITNEDILQQVKLSCKIPEIVEQIVSRKVIISTLEEANITVETEELQKAADLFRLMNKLTSAEDTWKWLEKHGLSLDDFEKIVYNGMLVGKLNQHLFTDKIEPYFFEHQLDYVGVVMYEVVLDDEDLAIELFYAIKEGEISFYDVAHKYIQDKELRRKGGYQGIVYRKDLKPEISAAVFAAKPPQLIKPIVTSSGVHIILIEEIIDSQLDDKIRTKILTELFSGWLKEKTESITGLLSV, encoded by the coding sequence ATGTTACAAACTATCACTATTACCAACGAAGATATTCTTCAACAGGTCAAGTTATCTTGTAAAATTCCTGAGATAGTTGAGCAGATTGTTAGCCGCAAGGTAATTATATCTACCCTTGAAGAAGCTAATATCACAGTGGAAACAGAAGAATTACAAAAAGCAGCAGACTTATTCCGCTTAATGAATAAACTCACCAGTGCTGAAGATACTTGGAAATGGCTAGAAAAACATGGATTGTCCTTAGATGATTTTGAAAAAATTGTCTATAACGGTATGCTTGTTGGGAAGTTAAACCAACATCTATTCACAGATAAAATCGAACCTTATTTCTTTGAACATCAACTAGACTATGTTGGTGTGGTAATGTATGAGGTTGTCTTGGATGATGAAGACTTGGCAATAGAACTTTTCTATGCGATTAAAGAAGGTGAGATAAGTTTTTATGATGTTGCTCACAAATACATCCAGGATAAGGAATTACGCAGAAAAGGTGGATATCAAGGAATAGTATACCGCAAAGATTTGAAACCAGAGATTTCTGCCGCAGTATTTGCTGCTAAACCACCACAGCTTATCAAGCCAATCGTGACATCTTCTGGTGTACATATCATACTTATAGAAGAAATAATTGACTCCCAGTTGGATGACAAGATACGTACTAAAATACTTACAGAATTATTCTCTGGATGGCTCAAGGAAAAAACTGAATCTATAACTGGATTATTATCAGTTTGA